A single Curtobacterium sp. MCSS17_015 DNA region contains:
- a CDS encoding TadE family protein yields MSDRACRRRPGERGSVTAEFAVTLPVVAVVLAAGIAGVLIVDGQGRLQSAAITAARAFGRGDDAAGRDALRTAAAGSVRVDRVRGMVCVHVGRAAGSGPFAGVGLRGDACSVDERADAGDEHADAAAGSPEGGRS; encoded by the coding sequence GTGAGCGACAGGGCCTGCAGACGGCGACCCGGCGAGCGGGGATCGGTCACCGCCGAGTTCGCGGTCACGCTGCCCGTCGTCGCGGTCGTCCTCGCCGCGGGGATCGCCGGTGTGCTGATCGTCGACGGACAGGGCCGGTTGCAGTCCGCGGCGATCACGGCTGCGCGGGCATTCGGCCGCGGGGACGACGCTGCCGGTCGGGACGCGCTCCGGACAGCGGCGGCGGGCTCCGTGCGGGTCGACCGTGTCCGCGGCATGGTGTGCGTGCACGTCGGTCGCGCTGCGGGGAGCGGGCCGTTCGCGGGCGTCGGGCTGCGGGGCGATGCCTGCTCGGTGGACGAGCGCGCCGACGCCGGGGACGAACACGCCGACGCGGCGGCCGGCTCGCCCGAGGGCGGACGATCATGA
- a CDS encoding SGNH/GDSL hydrolase family protein, giving the protein MGNGFVAWFARSYKGIIVVLVAIMAIMMVVLATQHVNDSKPAAGAEASPVPTLTSAPHQLGDKVAFIGDSYTGGTGATDKSKAFPQVLADKEGWRFTIVACGGGGYVNPGNCGSAYQDHLAEALDAKPSIVIISGGRNDTTFPAEQVRANAATTLQRVKDALPDAKIYVTSPVWDDDAPSTKLAGVQDAVKSAAEAADVDYLDIGEPLHGHPELLSADSVHPNDDGHAAIATAIAEALPAS; this is encoded by the coding sequence ATGGGGAACGGATTCGTCGCCTGGTTCGCGCGGTCGTACAAGGGCATCATCGTCGTGCTCGTCGCCATCATGGCGATCATGATGGTCGTGCTCGCCACGCAGCACGTCAACGACTCGAAGCCAGCAGCAGGCGCGGAAGCCTCACCCGTCCCAACGCTTACTTCTGCCCCGCACCAGCTCGGCGACAAGGTCGCGTTCATCGGAGACTCCTACACGGGCGGCACTGGAGCAACGGACAAGAGCAAGGCGTTCCCCCAGGTGCTCGCCGACAAGGAAGGTTGGCGCTTCACCATCGTCGCTTGCGGCGGCGGCGGCTACGTCAACCCTGGCAACTGCGGCTCCGCCTACCAGGACCACCTCGCAGAAGCGCTCGACGCGAAGCCCAGCATCGTCATCATCAGTGGCGGCCGGAACGACACAACGTTCCCCGCAGAGCAAGTGCGAGCCAACGCCGCTACCACGCTGCAGCGCGTCAAGGACGCCCTCCCGGACGCGAAGATCTACGTGACGTCTCCGGTCTGGGACGACGACGCCCCGAGCACGAAGCTCGCAGGCGTGCAGGACGCTGTGAAGTCGGCCGCTGAGGCCGCCGACGTCGACTACCTCGACATCGGTGAACCGTTGCATGGGCACCCCGAACTGCTCAGCGCGGACAGCGTGCACCCAAACGACGACGGGCACGCCGCGATCGCGACTGCCATTGCGGAGGCGCTGCCCGCGTCCTGA
- a CDS encoding TetR family transcriptional regulator, with product MTDAEPGLRERKRRATRLAIQQAALRIAIEHGLQAVTVDEVSRRADVSPRTFFNYFPSKEQAILGDDPTLPQGEEVEAFVAGGPSGDLLPDLGVLLVHSARELIEERGLIEERQQVLRANPELFSQRMASMKEFQSGIQVVVERRLRRGAGLVDGDGTADLDTDTDTDTDTDAVLRRRARLASLVGLAALRHAWWEWSESDADVHLVDELARSFDDLAALVSRSLV from the coding sequence ATGACCGACGCCGAACCGGGCCTCCGTGAGCGGAAGCGCCGCGCCACCCGACTCGCGATCCAGCAGGCGGCCCTGCGCATCGCGATCGAGCACGGCTTGCAGGCGGTGACGGTCGACGAGGTCTCCCGTCGGGCGGACGTGTCACCGCGGACGTTCTTCAACTACTTCCCGAGCAAGGAGCAGGCGATCCTCGGGGACGACCCGACCCTGCCGCAGGGGGAGGAGGTCGAGGCGTTCGTCGCCGGCGGCCCCTCCGGCGACCTGCTCCCCGACCTCGGCGTCCTCCTCGTGCACTCTGCGCGGGAACTCATCGAGGAGCGTGGGCTGATCGAGGAGCGCCAGCAGGTCCTCCGCGCGAACCCCGAGCTCTTCAGCCAGCGGATGGCGTCGATGAAGGAGTTCCAGTCAGGCATCCAGGTCGTCGTCGAACGTCGCCTGCGACGCGGCGCGGGACTGGTCGACGGCGACGGGACCGCCGACCTCGACACCGACACCGACACCGACACCGACACCGACGCCGTGCTCCGGCGCCGTGCGCGGCTCGCGTCGCTCGTGGGCCTGGCCGCGCTCCGGCATGCATGGTGGGAGTGGTCTGAGTCGGACGCCGACGTGCACCTCGTCGACGAGCTCGCCCGCTCCTTCGACGACCTCGCCGCGCTCGTTTCGCGCTCGCTCGTCTGA
- the tmk gene encoding dTMP kinase, translating into MGRGWFITLEGGDGAGKTTQAERLEQWLEAHGRQVIRTREPGGTPLGQRIREIVLHERGHVAPRAEALLYAADRAHHVETVVRPALARGAVVLQDRYIDSSVAYQGVARGLGAEQIRTVSDWAADGVTPDLTVLLDLDVTVGRARVAAARGDVFDRLESEAATFHETVRQAFLAMARAEPDRFLVVDAAEPADAVQERVRVAVSNLLGID; encoded by the coding sequence ATCGGCCGAGGGTGGTTCATCACCCTCGAGGGTGGTGACGGTGCCGGCAAGACGACGCAGGCGGAGCGCCTCGAGCAGTGGCTCGAGGCGCACGGCCGGCAGGTGATCCGGACACGTGAGCCCGGGGGCACGCCGCTCGGTCAGCGCATCCGCGAGATCGTCCTGCACGAGCGCGGCCACGTCGCCCCCCGGGCCGAGGCGCTCCTCTACGCCGCCGACCGCGCGCACCACGTCGAGACGGTGGTCCGTCCGGCGCTGGCCCGGGGTGCGGTCGTGCTCCAGGACCGGTACATCGACTCCTCGGTGGCCTACCAGGGCGTCGCCCGCGGCCTCGGTGCCGAGCAGATCCGGACGGTCTCGGACTGGGCTGCCGACGGAGTGACGCCGGACCTCACCGTGCTGCTCGACCTCGACGTGACCGTCGGCCGGGCCCGGGTCGCCGCCGCGCGCGGTGACGTCTTCGACCGGCTCGAGTCCGAGGCGGCGACGTTCCACGAGACCGTGCGGCAGGCGTTCCTCGCCATGGCCCGCGCCGAACCGGACCGTTTCCTCGTCGTGGACGCTGCCGAACCGGCGGACGCGGTGCAGGAGCGGGTCCGGGTAGCCGTGTCGAACCTCCTCGGGATCGACTGA
- a CDS encoding DUF4244 domain-containing protein, producing MEEDVRPVGEPAAARRRPGRLPGRLLDDRGSATAEYAVVILAAVAFAGVLVAVMRSGEVQAILTELVRSALTP from the coding sequence ATGGAAGAGGACGTCAGGCCCGTGGGTGAGCCAGCGGCGGCACGACGACGACCAGGACGGCTTCCGGGTCGACTGCTCGACGATCGGGGGTCGGCCACGGCGGAGTACGCGGTGGTCATCCTGGCCGCGGTGGCGTTCGCCGGGGTCCTCGTCGCGGTGATGCGCTCTGGCGAGGTGCAGGCCATCCTCACCGAACTCGTCCGGAGCGCGCTGACCCCGTGA
- a CDS encoding MmpS family transport accessory protein: MTDYQTAPAAPIAAPKRSNPLGLTALIIGIVAIIGCAIPFVNFVSIFLGLVAVVLGIVGLVQKNRTRGLAIAGTILGAIALIVGIVTASVYAAAFNSVSDALETSAPASTDQAASSDEASAPTEETSDAAAAPAEGGRTVHYEVTSDGATLGSVTYLTINDGQASQQQDNATAAPWTKDVEIKDEGLFSSSVFSLVAQAGDGATTITCKITADGKTIQESTSTGPYAVATCSGTAK; the protein is encoded by the coding sequence ATGACTGACTACCAGACCGCTCCTGCTGCACCGATCGCAGCGCCGAAGCGCTCGAACCCGCTCGGGCTCACGGCCCTGATCATTGGCATCGTGGCCATCATCGGCTGCGCCATCCCGTTCGTGAACTTCGTCTCAATCTTCCTCGGCCTCGTTGCCGTGGTCCTCGGCATCGTCGGGCTCGTACAGAAGAACCGCACCCGTGGGCTCGCGATCGCTGGCACCATCCTCGGCGCGATCGCTCTGATCGTCGGCATCGTGACCGCGAGCGTCTACGCAGCCGCGTTCAACAGCGTCTCCGACGCCCTTGAGACGTCTGCCCCCGCATCGACCGACCAGGCGGCGTCAAGCGATGAGGCGTCAGCACCGACCGAGGAAACGTCGGATGCTGCAGCAGCACCTGCAGAGGGCGGCCGGACCGTACACTACGAGGTCACCAGCGATGGGGCCACGCTCGGCAGCGTCACCTACCTCACGATCAACGACGGACAGGCCTCACAGCAGCAGGACAACGCCACAGCAGCACCGTGGACGAAGGACGTCGAGATCAAGGACGAGGGACTGTTCAGCTCAAGCGTCTTCTCCCTCGTCGCGCAGGCTGGTGACGGCGCTACGACGATCACCTGCAAGATCACCGCGGACGGGAAGACCATCCAGGAGTCCACCTCGACGGGGCCCTACGCCGTCGCGACGTGCTCCGGCACGGCGAAGTAG
- a CDS encoding O-antigen ligase family protein, producing MIGASMDGSDGFLTRMSRRLFYVGLFASSLLALRLGPFTVGDFLIVGSALLMCLEAGRRVKPIGIALPVVAFGIVMAGLLSAYRSVDQPEVFVTLARLLYLVCVLPWQARNLLPDRARLMVASGWWAAGAAVCSAGTLLQYRFGPGIIPGGTVTNAGRFSGFAQSVSDTGAIASVGLIFAIVGLRRGNSRRIRTLSLLCVGLALVGLVLSGSVSGILAAGIGVIYLILRGSIRPGLAVFLAALASAALVVALNVQQGTGVALTPMERIQQTLGLSARDASLNTSATRLDTMRIGVDGILHNPIFGAGIDGQSGVVIGDLQVHNIFLAAFYQGGALLCLALLIAVTGPWRRLFVRRPVPLFQMQANAVFLTALVFAMTGPSFYNRYFWIPVALSYVAATVKRDEGPTDDQPILPASKDNAPVPGLAS from the coding sequence ATGATTGGGGCGAGCATGGACGGAAGCGACGGGTTCCTCACCCGCATGTCGCGGCGGCTCTTCTACGTGGGCCTCTTCGCTTCCTCGCTCCTCGCCCTTCGCCTCGGTCCCTTCACCGTCGGCGACTTCCTCATCGTCGGCAGTGCCTTACTGATGTGCCTCGAAGCCGGCCGACGCGTCAAGCCAATCGGCATCGCACTCCCAGTCGTCGCGTTCGGGATTGTGATGGCGGGCCTGCTCAGCGCCTACCGGTCCGTGGACCAGCCGGAAGTGTTCGTGACCTTGGCGCGGCTCCTCTACCTGGTATGCGTCCTGCCTTGGCAGGCACGCAACCTGCTGCCTGATCGAGCACGACTGATGGTCGCGAGTGGTTGGTGGGCAGCTGGCGCAGCTGTGTGCTCAGCGGGCACGCTCCTGCAGTACCGTTTCGGGCCAGGGATCATCCCCGGCGGAACGGTAACGAACGCTGGCCGTTTCTCCGGTTTCGCTCAATCGGTTAGCGACACCGGCGCAATTGCGAGTGTCGGTCTGATCTTCGCGATCGTGGGGCTTCGCCGAGGGAACTCGCGTCGGATTCGAACCCTGTCGCTCCTTTGCGTGGGTCTGGCCTTGGTTGGGCTAGTGCTGTCAGGCAGTGTCAGCGGCATTCTCGCCGCCGGCATCGGCGTCATCTACCTGATCCTCCGTGGGAGCATCCGGCCAGGGCTTGCTGTCTTCCTGGCGGCCCTAGCTTCTGCTGCGCTCGTTGTTGCCCTGAACGTGCAGCAAGGCACCGGGGTTGCTCTGACGCCCATGGAGAGGATCCAACAGACCCTCGGTCTGTCAGCTCGCGACGCGAGCCTCAACACTTCGGCAACTCGCTTGGACACCATGCGAATAGGAGTCGACGGAATCCTCCACAACCCAATCTTCGGCGCGGGCATCGACGGTCAATCGGGCGTCGTCATCGGCGACCTGCAGGTTCACAACATCTTCCTCGCTGCCTTCTACCAAGGCGGAGCTCTGTTGTGTCTCGCGCTCTTGATCGCGGTAACTGGCCCGTGGCGCCGACTGTTCGTTCGGCGCCCGGTGCCGCTGTTCCAGATGCAGGCAAACGCGGTGTTCCTCACAGCGCTTGTCTTCGCAATGACGGGCCCGTCGTTCTACAACCGCTACTTCTGGATTCCCGTGGCGCTCTCCTACGTCGCGGCCACCGTGAAGCGGGATGAAGGCCCGACTGACGACCAGCCGATCTTGCCTGCTTCCAAGGACAACGCGCCAGTTCCAGGGCTTGCGTCCTAA
- the topA gene encoding type I DNA topoisomerase yields MPGTKKLVIVESPAKAKTIAQYLGDGYEVQASVGHIRDLVEPKNLPADLKKGSLGKFSVDVDNGFEPYYVVSDAKKKTVADLKRALKDADELYLATDEDREGEAIAWHLLQVLKPKVPVKRMVFHEITKEAIQRAQEATRELDTALVDAQETRRILDRLYGYEVSPVLWRKVGPGLSAGRVQSAATRLVVDRERERLAFVSANYWDLTARFEKSDEGGFTARLARIHGKRVASGRDFDDRGETTSDVVRLDETSASALSAVLERAGDAVVRSVESKPYTRRPAAPFTTSTLQQEAARKLRFSARQTMSVAQSLYENGHITYMRTDSASLSQQAVSAARKQATALYGADSIPDKPRSYAGKSKNAQEAHEAIRPAGDTFKTPSQMEGVLRGNDLRLYDLIWKRTVASQMADAKGSTASVVLGITSTEPVEGLASTSSGTDVEFTASGTVITFRGFLNAYEEGRDEDRAAGDSADDAKLPQMAEGDHLGVHDVAAKGHDTSAPPRYTEASLVKTLEELGIGRPSTYAAIISTIMDRGYVTQRGTALVPNWIAFSVVRLLEDYFGDLVQYDFTAEMENDLDRIASGDEDRVDWLKGFYFGGGDQRGLRTVIDNLGEIDAREINSVELAPGLTLRIGRYGPYIETPSDDPEKPRRVNVPEDIAPDELTLEKARELVEAPVIGDRVVGINPETGKEVLAKDGRFGPYVTERTPEPEPTVDPATGEVLPATAESDSSAAAEATTTTTTTTKTATKAKTTAAKKTTKKAAAPKERTASLFKSMDPQTVDLETALKLLDLPRTVGTDPESGDEITAQNGRYGPYLKKGTDTRTLPSEDAIFDVDLPGALELFAQPKYGAKRATSAALKEFDADPVSGKPIKVKDGRFGPYVTDGETNATIPRGEEVEAVDFERAVQLLADKRAKGPVKKKAPARRAPAKKK; encoded by the coding sequence GTGCCAGGCACGAAGAAGCTCGTGATCGTCGAGAGCCCTGCGAAGGCGAAGACGATCGCGCAATACCTCGGCGACGGATACGAAGTCCAGGCGTCCGTCGGACACATCCGCGACCTCGTCGAGCCCAAGAACCTGCCGGCCGATCTCAAGAAGGGTTCCCTCGGCAAGTTCTCGGTCGACGTCGACAACGGGTTCGAGCCGTACTACGTCGTCTCCGATGCGAAGAAGAAGACCGTCGCGGACCTCAAGCGCGCCCTGAAGGACGCCGACGAGCTCTACCTCGCAACAGATGAGGACCGCGAGGGCGAGGCCATCGCGTGGCACCTGCTGCAGGTCCTCAAGCCGAAGGTGCCCGTCAAGCGCATGGTGTTCCACGAGATCACCAAGGAAGCGATCCAGCGCGCCCAGGAAGCCACGCGCGAACTCGACACCGCGCTCGTCGACGCGCAGGAGACCCGCCGGATCCTCGACCGCCTGTACGGGTACGAGGTGTCGCCGGTCCTCTGGCGCAAGGTCGGACCCGGCCTCTCGGCCGGACGTGTCCAGTCCGCCGCGACCCGCCTCGTGGTCGACCGCGAGCGTGAGCGCCTCGCCTTCGTCTCCGCGAACTACTGGGACCTCACCGCGCGGTTCGAGAAGTCCGACGAAGGTGGCTTCACCGCTCGTCTGGCCCGGATCCACGGCAAGCGCGTCGCCTCCGGTCGTGACTTCGACGACCGCGGCGAGACCACCTCGGACGTCGTCCGACTCGACGAGACCTCGGCGAGTGCGCTGTCCGCCGTCCTCGAGCGTGCCGGTGACGCCGTCGTGCGCAGCGTCGAGTCGAAGCCGTACACCCGCCGTCCCGCAGCGCCCTTCACCACCTCGACCCTGCAGCAGGAAGCGGCGCGGAAGCTCCGGTTCTCGGCCCGGCAGACCATGAGCGTGGCGCAGTCGCTCTACGAGAACGGCCACATCACCTACATGCGGACCGACTCCGCCTCGCTCTCCCAGCAGGCGGTGTCGGCGGCGCGCAAGCAGGCGACCGCCCTCTACGGTGCCGACTCGATCCCGGACAAGCCGCGCTCGTACGCCGGCAAGAGCAAGAACGCGCAGGAAGCGCACGAGGCGATCCGTCCTGCGGGTGACACCTTCAAGACGCCGTCCCAGATGGAGGGCGTCCTCCGCGGCAACGACCTGCGACTGTACGACCTCATCTGGAAGCGCACCGTCGCGTCGCAGATGGCGGACGCCAAGGGCTCGACCGCGTCCGTCGTGCTCGGCATCACCTCGACGGAACCCGTGGAGGGCCTGGCGTCCACGTCCTCCGGCACCGACGTCGAGTTCACCGCCTCCGGTACCGTCATCACCTTCCGCGGGTTCCTCAACGCGTACGAAGAAGGCCGTGACGAAGACCGCGCCGCCGGTGACTCGGCCGACGACGCCAAGCTGCCGCAGATGGCGGAGGGCGACCACCTCGGTGTGCACGACGTCGCTGCCAAGGGGCACGACACGTCCGCCCCGCCGCGCTACACCGAGGCGAGCCTGGTCAAGACACTCGAAGAGCTCGGCATCGGCCGCCCGTCGACCTACGCCGCGATCATCTCCACGATCATGGACCGCGGGTACGTCACCCAGCGCGGCACCGCCCTCGTCCCGAACTGGATCGCGTTCAGCGTGGTGCGGCTGCTCGAGGACTACTTCGGTGACCTCGTGCAGTACGACTTCACCGCCGAGATGGAGAACGACCTCGACCGGATCGCCAGTGGCGACGAGGACCGGGTCGACTGGCTCAAGGGCTTCTACTTCGGCGGCGGCGACCAGCGTGGTCTGCGCACGGTCATCGACAACCTCGGTGAGATCGACGCGCGGGAGATCAACTCGGTCGAGCTCGCACCGGGGCTGACCCTCCGCATCGGCCGGTACGGCCCCTACATCGAGACGCCGAGTGACGACCCCGAGAAGCCGCGCCGCGTCAACGTCCCCGAGGACATCGCGCCCGACGAACTCACGCTCGAGAAGGCGCGCGAGCTCGTGGAGGCACCGGTCATCGGTGACCGCGTCGTCGGCATCAACCCCGAGACGGGCAAGGAGGTCCTCGCGAAGGACGGCCGCTTCGGCCCGTACGTGACCGAGCGCACCCCGGAGCCCGAGCCCACGGTCGACCCGGCGACGGGCGAGGTCCTGCCGGCGACGGCCGAGTCGGACTCGTCGGCGGCAGCAGAAGCCACCACGACGACGACGACCACCACCAAGACGGCGACCAAGGCGAAGACCACGGCGGCGAAGAAGACGACGAAGAAGGCCGCGGCCCCGAAGGAGCGCACCGCGTCCCTCTTCAAGTCGATGGACCCGCAGACGGTCGACCTCGAGACGGCGCTCAAGCTCCTCGACCTGCCCCGCACGGTCGGCACCGACCCGGAGTCCGGCGACGAGATCACGGCACAGAACGGTCGCTACGGTCCCTACCTCAAGAAGGGCACCGACACCCGGACGCTCCCGAGCGAGGACGCGATCTTCGACGTCGACCTGCCCGGCGCCCTCGAGCTGTTCGCCCAGCCGAAGTACGGAGCCAAGCGTGCCACCAGTGCGGCACTCAAGGAGTTCGACGCCGACCCGGTCTCCGGCAAGCCGATCAAGGTCAAGGACGGCCGATTCGGCCCGTACGTGACCGACGGCGAGACGAACGCGACGATCCCGCGCGGCGAAGAGGTCGAGGCGGTCGACTTCGAGCGCGCGGTCCAGCTCCTCGCCGACAAGCGCGCGAAGGGCCCGGTCAAGAAGAAGGCCCCGGCTCGGCGCGCCCCCGCGAAGAAGAAGTGA
- a CDS encoding DNA polymerase III subunit delta' has product MSVWEGLTGQEESVAALRSAAESVDGTGGMTHSWLITGPPGSGRSNVAAAFAAALVGSGPDDDHTLRLITAGTHPDVARLATQRVIITIDEIRQLVTSSHFSPSVGRYRVMIVEDADRMTERTSNLLLKALEEPPERTVWILCAPSEADLLPTIRSRVRSVRLRVPGIESVADLIVARTGVDRVLATDAARQAQSHIGMAQRLATSEDARERRRRTLTTVLGIRSVGDAVNAAAALLAVADEDAKAITLERDAEERDAALRSLGVQPGGTVPPALRSQLRALEEDQKRRATRSLRDGLDRILVDVSSLYRDLLLLGLGAPAEPVNLAIRHELERALPSVPPAAALEVLDAIATARQRIGANVAALLALEALLVTVARAVR; this is encoded by the coding sequence GTGAGCGTGTGGGAAGGCCTGACCGGGCAAGAGGAGTCGGTGGCCGCGCTGCGGAGTGCCGCCGAGTCGGTCGACGGCACCGGTGGCATGACGCACTCGTGGCTCATCACCGGGCCGCCCGGCTCCGGTCGGTCGAACGTCGCCGCCGCCTTCGCCGCGGCGCTCGTCGGCAGCGGCCCGGACGACGACCACACGCTGCGGCTCATCACGGCCGGCACGCACCCGGACGTCGCCCGCCTCGCCACCCAGCGGGTCATCATCACGATCGACGAGATCCGGCAACTGGTCACCTCGTCGCACTTCTCACCCTCGGTCGGGCGCTACCGCGTGATGATCGTCGAGGACGCCGACCGGATGACGGAGCGCACCTCGAACCTGCTCCTCAAGGCGCTCGAGGAACCGCCGGAGCGCACCGTGTGGATCCTCTGCGCCCCGAGCGAGGCCGACCTGTTGCCGACGATCCGGTCACGGGTCCGCTCCGTGCGACTGCGGGTGCCCGGCATCGAGTCCGTCGCCGACCTCATCGTCGCTCGCACCGGTGTCGACCGGGTCCTCGCCACCGATGCTGCCCGACAGGCGCAGAGCCACATCGGCATGGCGCAACGCCTCGCCACGAGCGAGGACGCGCGGGAGCGCCGTCGGCGCACCCTGACCACCGTGCTCGGGATCCGCAGCGTCGGCGACGCCGTGAACGCCGCCGCGGCGCTCCTCGCCGTCGCCGACGAGGACGCCAAGGCGATCACGCTCGAGCGAGACGCAGAGGAACGCGACGCTGCGCTGCGGTCGCTCGGCGTGCAGCCGGGCGGGACCGTGCCGCCGGCGCTCCGCTCCCAGCTGCGTGCGCTCGAAGAGGACCAGAAACGCCGGGCGACCCGGAGCCTCCGCGACGGGTTGGACCGCATCCTCGTCGACGTCTCGTCGCTCTACCGAGACCTGCTGCTCCTCGGTCTCGGAGCGCCGGCGGAACCGGTCAACCTGGCGATCCGCCACGAGCTCGAGCGAGCGCTGCCCTCCGTACCGCCGGCGGCCGCGCTCGAGGTGCTCGACGCCATCGCCACCGCACGGCAGCGGATCGGGGCGAACGTCGCGGCCCTCCTGGCCCTCGAAGCGCTGCTCGTGACGGTCGCCCGCGCCGTCCGCTGA